The segment TCGACGCCTACGTCGTACGCCGCCTCGACCTGCCGTTCCGCGACGTCAACTGGACCGACTGGGACGACCTGCTGCGCCGGGTGCACCACCCCTCCGAGGAGGTCACCGTCGCGCTCGTCGGCAAGTACATCGACCTGCCCGACGCCTACCTCTCGGTCAGCGAGGCGCTGCGTGCCGGGGGCTTCGCCCACGACGCGAAGGTGCACATCCGGTGGGTCGCCTCGGACGAGTGCCAGACCGAGGCGGGTGCGGCCAAGCACCTTGCCGACGTCGACGCGGTGCTCGTGCCCGGCGGCTTCGGCGTGCGCGGCATCGAGGGCAAGCTCGGTGCGCTGCGCTACACCCGCACGCACGGCATCCCCACGCTCGGGCTGTGCCTGGGCCTGCAGTGCATGGTGATCGAGTACGCCCGCAACGTGGCGGGCCTGACCAAGGCGGGGTCGACGGAGTTCGACCCCGACACCGTCGAGCCGGTCATCTCCACCATCGAGGAGCAGAAGAAGTACGTCGAGGGCGCCGGCGACCTCGGCGGCACCATGCGGCTCGGCCTGCAGAAGGCCGACCTCGCCGAGGGCAGCGTGGTGCGGGCGGCGTACGGCTCGGGCACCGTCGAGGAGCGCCACCGCCACCGCTACGAGTTCAACGACGCCTACCGCGAGCCCCTCGCACAGGCGGGCCTGGTGTTCTCGGGCGTCAACCCCGAGCTCGGGCTCGTCGAGTTCGTCGAGCTGCCGGCGGACGTGCACCCCTACTACGTCGCCACCCAGGCGCACCCCGAGCTGCGCTCGCGGCCCACGCGGCCGCACCCGTTGTTCGCCGGCCTCGTCGGCGCGGCCATCGAGCGGCAGCGCTCCGAGCGCTTCCCGCTCGACGAGTCGGGCCTGCGCCGCAAGGACGAGGGCGCCGAGGACTGACGGCGGGGGTACTTGTCAGCGATCCCCGGCTGACCGGGGATCGCTGAAGCGGAGCAAGTCGGGCGTCAGAGGCGGCGGGCCTGCAGGACCCGGCCGAGGACGAACGAGTTCGCGCGGAGCTGGTTGCGGGCGTAGGCGATCAGGCTGGTGTCGTCGGCCGCGGCCTCGGCGGCGGCGAGGAACGACTCGTCGCCCGCACCGAGGGGGTACATCGCGCGGATGGTGAGCCCCTGGTTGAGGAGCCCGCCCTTGAGCGTGTGCAGCTCCTCGAGGTAGCGGTGCGCGAACGGCGCGAGCAGCTCGGCCTGACCGGGACGCCAGAACGTCGACCCCAGCACGAGGGTCTCCCGGCTGGCCGGCACGGCGTAGTCGACGAAGAACGCCCGCCACACCTCCTCCTTGGCCTCCACGTCGGGACGGGCGGCGAGCACCGCGAGGCGGCGCATGCCGGCGTCCGGGTCGGGGTCGGACTCGAGCAGACGGCGTACGACGTCCTCGTCGTAGTCGCCGAGCTCGGCGCGGCGCACCGCCATCCGCCAGGCCAGGTCGAGGTCGGTCGCCCGGTCGGCGGCCGCCTGCAGGACCGACCAGTGCTCGTCGGTGGAGGCGGACGCCGCGAGCGTGCGCAGCGCCGCCTGGCGGGCGTCGGGCACGTCGACGAGCCCGACCACGGCGTCGGCCAGCGCGGCCAGCAGGCCGGGGGACTCGTCGGCCGGCGCCCACCTGTCGGCGACCTGGAGCGCCTGGCCCAGGAAGGGCTCGACGAGCGCCGGGCTGGTCTCCGTCGACAGGGCGCGGGTGAGTGCGCTCGACACGTCGCGAGGGGCGACGTCGCCGAGCAGCAGCAGCTGGCCGGCGGTGGCGGCGACGAGCGCCCGGTCGAGCGGGTCGTCGAGCTGCTGGACGCGCTCGAGCATCAGCCGCAACGAGGTCGGGTCGGGCTTCACGGCGGCGAACGTGTAGTCACCCGCGTTGACCAGGCGGAGGTCGCCCTCGGGCAGGTCGATCGGGGTGCGCCGACCGGTCACCTCGTGCGAGGAGCGGCCGACCGGGACCAGGGCGTCACCCGAGGCGTCGAAGACGGCCACGTCGAGGCGGTGGGGCCGGGGCTCCTGGTCGTCGGTCGTCTCCACGACGAGCTCGCCGTCGACCAGCGAGATCACGTCGGTGCCGGCCTCGTCGAGCCACGCCTTGGTCCAGGCCGACAGGTCGCGACCCGAGGCCCGCGAGTAGCAGTCCATCAGGTCGTCGAGGCGGGTGTTGGAGAAGGCGTAGCGGCTGAAGTAGTCGCGCAGGCCCTCGACGAACGCGTCCTCGCCGATGTAGGCGACGAGCTGGTGCAGCACGCTCTGGCCCTTGACGTAGGTGATGGCGTCGAAGTTGGACATCGCCGACGACACGTCGGGCACGTCGCTGCGGATGGGGTGGCGAGCCGGGCTCATGTCCATCTCGTAGGCGGTGCGCTTGAAGGCGGCGAGGAAGGTGGCCCACTGCTCGGTGAACTCGCTCGCCCCCGCCATGCCCCAGTTGGCCGCCCAGGAGGCGAACGCCTCGTTGAGCCAGAGGTCGTCCCACCACTGCATCGTCACGAGGTCGCCGAACCACATGTGCGCCATCTCGTGGAAGATGAACTCCGCCCGGACCGCGCGCTGCGCGTGGGTCGGGGGAGTGCGGAACAGCTGGCCGTCGCCGTAGGTGACGCAGCCCCAGTTCTCCATCGCGCCGCCGAGGTTGGGCACGAAGACCTGGTCGTAGCGCTCCTGCGGGAACGGGTAGCCGAACCGCTCACCGAAGAACGCGAGGCCCTGCCGCGTCAGGGTCACCATCTCGTCGAGGTCGCGCTCGAGGATCGGCACGAGCGACTGGCGGCAGTAGAAGCCCAGGTCGTAGCCGTCGTGCTGCTGCCGCACCTCGTGGAACGGACCCGCGTTGACCACGACGACGTACGTCGACAGGCGCGGCGTGTCGGGGAACGTCCACACCCGAGCGTCGTCGGCCTCCGCGTCCTCGACCGACTCGGGCGCGCCGTTGGAGGTGACCAGCCACGACGACGGCGCGGTCACGACGAAGCGGTGGGGAGCCTTGAGGTCGGGCTGGTCGAAGCAGGCCCACACGCGGCGCGCCTCGTCGGGCTCGAGGCTGGTCCAGACGTAGACCAGCTTGTCGGTCGGGTCGACCGTGCGCAGGATGCCCTCGCCGGTGGCCGTGTTGGTGGTGCTCGCCTCCACGACCAGGACGTTGTCGGCCGCGAGCGCGGGGAGCGGCAGGCGACCGCCGGCCGCGGCGGAGACGTCGACGTCCTCGCCGTTGAGGGTCGCTCGGACCACGTCCATCGCGACGTCGACGAACGTGGTCGCGCCGGGCGCGGAGCACGTGAAGGCGATGGTGCTGGTGGAGCGCCACACCTCGCCCTCGAGCAGGCCGGTCGTGTCCACCTCGATGTCGTAGCGCTGGACCTCGAGGAGGTCCGACCGGGTCTTCGCTTCGTGCTTGGTGAGGGTCGACAACGTCATGCAGCCGAACCTAACTCACCCTGTCCATCTCCATCTCCATCTCCATCTCAACCGACATGTGCCTCTGGGCTAGCGTCGAGGCATGACCGACGCGAGCACCCACGACCGATCGGACGACCGACCGCAGGGCCGACCCGACGAGCTCGCCGACCGGCCGATGGCG is part of the Nocardioides cavernae genome and harbors:
- a CDS encoding CTP synthase, whose translation is MKSRTPTKHVFVTGGVASSLGKGLTASSLGNLLKARGLRVTMQKLDPYLNVDPGTMNPFQHGEVFVTNDGAETDLDIGHYERFLDTDLNQIANVTTGQVYSTVIAKERRGDYLGDTVQVIPHITNEIKDRILAMGGPDIDVVITEVGGTVGDIESLPFLEAARQTRHEIGRDNCFFIHVSLVPYIGPSGELKTKPTQHSVAALRSIGIQPDAIVCRSDRDLPEGIKRKIALMCDVDDEAVVTCADAPSIYDIPKVLHREGLDAYVVRRLDLPFRDVNWTDWDDLLRRVHHPSEEVTVALVGKYIDLPDAYLSVSEALRAGGFAHDAKVHIRWVASDECQTEAGAAKHLADVDAVLVPGGFGVRGIEGKLGALRYTRTHGIPTLGLCLGLQCMVIEYARNVAGLTKAGSTEFDPDTVEPVISTIEEQKKYVEGAGDLGGTMRLGLQKADLAEGSVVRAAYGSGTVEERHRHRYEFNDAYREPLAQAGLVFSGVNPELGLVEFVELPADVHPYYVATQAHPELRSRPTRPHPLFAGLVGAAIERQRSERFPLDESGLRRKDEGAED
- the pepN gene encoding aminopeptidase N, encoding MTLSTLTKHEAKTRSDLLEVQRYDIEVDTTGLLEGEVWRSTSTIAFTCSAPGATTFVDVAMDVVRATLNGEDVDVSAAAGGRLPLPALAADNVLVVEASTTNTATGEGILRTVDPTDKLVYVWTSLEPDEARRVWACFDQPDLKAPHRFVVTAPSSWLVTSNGAPESVEDAEADDARVWTFPDTPRLSTYVVVVNAGPFHEVRQQHDGYDLGFYCRQSLVPILERDLDEMVTLTRQGLAFFGERFGYPFPQERYDQVFVPNLGGAMENWGCVTYGDGQLFRTPPTHAQRAVRAEFIFHEMAHMWFGDLVTMQWWDDLWLNEAFASWAANWGMAGASEFTEQWATFLAAFKRTAYEMDMSPARHPIRSDVPDVSSAMSNFDAITYVKGQSVLHQLVAYIGEDAFVEGLRDYFSRYAFSNTRLDDLMDCYSRASGRDLSAWTKAWLDEAGTDVISLVDGELVVETTDDQEPRPHRLDVAVFDASGDALVPVGRSSHEVTGRRTPIDLPEGDLRLVNAGDYTFAAVKPDPTSLRLMLERVQQLDDPLDRALVAATAGQLLLLGDVAPRDVSSALTRALSTETSPALVEPFLGQALQVADRWAPADESPGLLAALADAVVGLVDVPDARQAALRTLAASASTDEHWSVLQAAADRATDLDLAWRMAVRRAELGDYDEDVVRRLLESDPDPDAGMRRLAVLAARPDVEAKEEVWRAFFVDYAVPASRETLVLGSTFWRPGQAELLAPFAHRYLEELHTLKGGLLNQGLTIRAMYPLGAGDESFLAAAEAAADDTSLIAYARNQLRANSFVLGRVLQARRL